The following is a genomic window from Kiritimatiellia bacterium.
TGCGGGATTGTGGCGCCAATCAGGCGACCGATCAGGTGAAATTGTTTGGCTCGTTCGTCAAAACCTTTATCGAGTTGCCGCCACCAGACGACTGCATGGATCCGGGTTTTGTGCTGTCGGCTGTGGATGAAGCGGTCCGGGCTGCCACTACGCCGCCCTGCGGACCGGTCCATGTAAACTGCCTGTTCCGCGAACCTCTGGCGCCCATTGCGCAACGCTACAATCGAAAACAACTTGTACGGGCACTGGCTGATTGGCCGACATCCGGCAGGCCCTGGACCGCTGCCATAGCGCGGAACAACCGAGCGGACGGGGGATGGGATGTTGACCCCATCATAAAAGCGATTTCCGGTCAGCGGCAGGGCATCATTGTGGCGGGCGCTCTTGCGCCGGAGGCCGCCCACGAGGTGGCGAAGCTGGCCGAACGGCTGCAGTGGCCGCTTTTACCAGATTTGCAGTCCGGTTTGCGGCTCGGTGCTTCGGCGCCGCCCATCGTGGCGCATGCCGATTTGCTTTTATGCAGTGAAGCCTATCGACACGATGCGTCGTCGTGTGCGTTGTTGCAGTTTGGTTCCGCACTGATTACTCGGCGTTTTCTCGATTGTTCCGCTGTGCGCGGTCGGCCTTTGCGCGTTTGGGTGGACGCTGCGGAGCGCAGGACGGATCCCTCGCACGGCACGGCCATTCGCGTTGTGGGCGATCCGACGGTGATCGCGCGGGCGCTAAGCGAAGTAGTGCCCAAGGCGACCGAATCGGTTCGAGGGCAGAAGTGGGCTTCCGCATCGTTGCGTGTGGAGCGCATGCTCGAGACGCGTTTTCAGCGCGGCCGCACACTCACGGAGCCGGGGCTTGCATGGTTCCTTTCGAGGATGATCCCCGCCGATCACGCGTGGTTTGTCGGCAACAGCCTGCCGGTTCGAATGGCGGCCACGTTTTCGTCAGCGAGCGGCGCGTTTGTACGCGTGTTTGCAAACCGCGGATTGAGCGGCATCGACGGTCAGATTGCGACGGCGGCCGGTGTAGCTCTAGGCGCGCGCCGGCCACTGACGGCGCTTTTGGGGGACCTGACGCTGTTGCACGACCTGAATTCGTTAGGGCTAATCCGCAGAGCGGGCCAACCCGTAGTCCTCGTGATAGTCAACAATGATGGCGGCGGCATTTTTTCGCTGTTACCGATCGCAGAGACATCGCGGCATTTCGAGCGTGTCTTCGCCGCACCTCACGGTCTGACCTTTCGCCATGCTGCGGCATTGTTCGGCATTCATTACATTTGCCCGGATTCTCCAGAGGCGTTCCGGAGGGCATGGTCGGAAGCCCTTCGTCGCGGAGAGGCCGCGCTGATCGAGGTGCGAACGTATCGATCGCAAACCGCGCAACTCGTGAGGACCCTTCAGCGTTCTGCGAGCCGGATCGATTG
Proteins encoded in this region:
- the menD gene encoding 2-succinyl-5-enolpyruvyl-6-hydroxy-3-cyclohexene-1-carboxylic-acid synthase, which translates into the protein MIAIEERGFSAYKSFMHAPNANYFSAELMVEELVRLGVRNVGIAPGSRSAPLAESFAGHPAVDAIIHPDERGLAYFMLGVARGSGRPAAIVTTSGTAATNLLPAIAEAHHAGIPLLALTADRPPELRDCGANQATDQVKLFGSFVKTFIELPPPDDCMDPGFVLSAVDEAVRAATTPPCGPVHVNCLFREPLAPIAQRYNRKQLVRALADWPTSGRPWTAAIARNNRADGGWDVDPIIKAISGQRQGIIVAGALAPEAAHEVAKLAERLQWPLLPDLQSGLRLGASAPPIVAHADLLLCSEAYRHDASSCALLQFGSALITRRFLDCSAVRGRPLRVWVDAAERRTDPSHGTAIRVVGDPTVIARALSEVVPKATESVRGQKWASASLRVERMLETRFQRGRTLTEPGLAWFLSRMIPADHAWFVGNSLPVRMAATFSSASGAFVRVFANRGLSGIDGQIATAAGVALGARRPLTALLGDLTLLHDLNSLGLIRRAGQPVVLVIVNNDGGGIFSLLPIAETSRHFERVFAAPHGLTFRHAAALFGIHYICPDSPEAFRRAWSEALRRGEAALIEVRTYRSQTAQLVRTLQRSASRID